In a genomic window of Halalkalibacillus sediminis:
- a CDS encoding sulfurtransferase TusA family protein, producing MTEIKADHVLDAKGLACPMPIVKTRKEIQNLDSGNVLLVEATDKGSTTDIKAWAERGGHQYLGTTEEGDVLKHYIRKASEETYEEKHDKKVDNAGLKEKLASGDVTLVDVRESAEYAFGHIPNAKSIPFGELENRMDELNKDDEIYVVCRTGTRSDYAAQLLTEKGYENVYNVVPGMSEWDGEVEESNK from the coding sequence ATGACTGAAATCAAAGCAGATCACGTGTTGGATGCAAAAGGTTTGGCTTGCCCGATGCCGATTGTGAAAACAAGAAAAGAAATTCAAAATCTAGATTCAGGTAATGTTTTGCTTGTAGAGGCCACAGACAAAGGTTCTACAACAGATATTAAAGCATGGGCTGAGCGCGGTGGCCACCAATACCTTGGTACCACTGAAGAAGGCGATGTATTAAAGCATTATATCCGTAAGGCTTCGGAAGAAACTTACGAGGAAAAGCATGATAAGAAAGTTGATAATGCTGGTTTAAAAGAAAAATTAGCTAGCGGAGATGTAACATTAGTGGATGTCCGCGAATCAGCAGAATATGCATTCGGACATATTCCAAATGCGAAGTCTATTCCGTTCGGAGAGCTTGAAAACCGTATGGATGAATTGAACAAAGACGATGAGATCTATGTGGTTTGCCGCACAGGTACACGTAGTGATTATGCAGCTCAATTATTGACTGAAAAAGGCTATGAAAATGTTTATAACGTTGTTCCAGGAATGAGTGAATGGGACGGCGAGGTAGAAGAATCAAATAAATAA
- a CDS encoding MBL fold metallo-hydrolase gives MSIKKMTVEELGKKVINKEKVFLLDVRNEDAFEDWKVESDSFEYLNKPYFDLMDGIDPIKDDVPTETPVLAVCAKGNSSEFVAEELDEAGFDNIYTLEGGMKAWSEHLEPVKVSDLDNGGELYQFVRLGKGCLSYMVISGDEAAVIDATRMTDKFINFAKDKGVTIKHVLDTHLHADHISGGRTIAKETGATYWLPPKDAEEVQFDYEKLVDGTDLTIGSSKIDVQAIYSPGHTIGSTSFIVDEKYLMSGDILFIESIGRPDLAGKADDWVGDLRDTLYKRYKELSDDLVVLPAHYSSLEEQNDDGTVAEKLGVLYEKNSGLQVNDEEEFRKMVTENLPPQPNSHDKIRHTNMGKETPDLEEQREMETGPNRCAVK, from the coding sequence ATGAGTATTAAGAAAATGACAGTTGAAGAACTAGGTAAAAAAGTAATTAATAAAGAGAAAGTTTTCCTATTGGATGTGCGTAATGAGGACGCATTTGAAGATTGGAAAGTAGAAAGTGATAGCTTTGAATATCTAAATAAACCTTATTTTGATCTAATGGACGGAATCGATCCAATTAAAGATGATGTACCTACTGAAACACCTGTATTAGCAGTTTGTGCAAAAGGTAACTCATCGGAATTTGTAGCAGAAGAATTGGATGAAGCAGGCTTTGATAACATTTATACACTTGAAGGTGGTATGAAAGCTTGGAGTGAACACTTAGAGCCAGTTAAAGTTTCAGATCTAGATAACGGCGGTGAACTATATCAGTTTGTACGTCTAGGTAAAGGTTGCCTATCATATATGGTGATTTCTGGTGATGAAGCTGCAGTAATCGATGCTACTCGTATGACAGATAAATTCATCAACTTTGCAAAAGATAAAGGCGTAACAATTAAGCATGTTCTTGATACGCACTTGCACGCAGACCATATTTCAGGTGGCCGTACAATCGCAAAAGAAACAGGCGCAACGTACTGGTTACCACCGAAAGATGCAGAAGAAGTACAATTCGATTATGAAAAACTAGTGGATGGTACCGATCTTACAATCGGTTCATCAAAAATCGACGTTCAAGCAATCTATTCACCAGGTCATACAATCGGATCTACTTCATTCATCGTAGACGAAAAATACTTGATGTCAGGTGACATCCTGTTCATCGAATCAATCGGACGTCCTGACCTTGCTGGTAAGGCAGACGACTGGGTTGGTGACTTACGTGATACGTTGTACAAAAGATATAAAGAACTATCAGATGATCTAGTGGTACTACCTGCACACTACTCTTCATTAGAAGAACAAAATGATGATGGTACAGTAGCTGAAAAGCTAGGCGTACTTTATGAGAAAAACAGTGGTCTTCAAGTGAATGACGAAGAAGAATTTAGAAAAATGGTGACTGAAAACTTACCACCACAACCGAATTCTCATGATAAAATCCGTCACACAAACATGGGTAAAGAAACCCCAGACCTTGAAGAACAACGCGAAATGGAAACTGGTCCAAACCGTTGTGCAGTAAAATAA
- a CDS encoding SulP family inorganic anion transporter produces MLSKYVPSVEWLKRYNGMDFKGDFIAGLIVAIMLIPQGMAYAMLAGLPPVIGLYASTIPLIIYAILGSSRQLAVGPVAMVSLLVFSGVSTLAEPGSDQFVSYALLLAFMVGVIQLVLGLFRLGFLVNFLSHAVISGFTSAAAIIIGLSQLKHLLGIELPKGANVFGLLYETMTKLGNINFYALLIGVLSIITLIIFKKYVPKIPGPLVVVVLSSLAVYYFNLDQQGLSIVGDVPQGVPSFSLPGFEWDSIISLLPVALTISFVGFMESVAVAKAIAAKEGYRINSNQELNGLGAANIVGSFFSAYPVTGGFSRSAVNYQAGARTPMAAIFTAVLIILTLLFLTDWFYYLPNTVLAAIIMVAVFQLIDVKEAKHLFKVKKIDGWTLIVTFAATLLTSIETGILVGIGFSLIVFIWRSAYPHIAELGYVEEEGIYRNLNRYPNAKTYDRTVIYRFDASLYFANIAFFEEQLAKKINEDTKKVILDFSAVNDMDAIALDELDRIIEEYDSRDVKIMIANMKGPIKDLVEKAGWAEKYEERISNLPVSRYVSK; encoded by the coding sequence ATGCTGAGTAAATATGTTCCTTCAGTGGAATGGCTGAAGCGGTATAACGGAATGGATTTCAAAGGAGACTTTATTGCAGGTTTAATAGTGGCGATTATGTTGATTCCTCAAGGGATGGCATACGCAATGCTTGCTGGACTTCCCCCCGTCATTGGGCTATATGCTTCGACGATTCCACTGATCATATACGCAATATTAGGTTCTTCTAGGCAACTGGCAGTAGGCCCAGTAGCCATGGTATCGCTTCTTGTTTTTTCCGGAGTCTCGACACTCGCTGAACCAGGCTCTGATCAATTTGTTTCGTATGCATTGCTATTAGCATTTATGGTTGGTGTCATTCAATTAGTACTAGGATTATTCCGATTAGGCTTTTTAGTAAATTTCCTATCGCACGCAGTCATTAGCGGTTTTACATCTGCTGCTGCGATCATTATTGGGTTATCTCAATTGAAACACCTCTTAGGAATTGAATTGCCTAAGGGTGCAAACGTTTTTGGATTATTGTATGAAACAATGACGAAATTGGGTAACATTAATTTTTATGCACTGCTTATTGGTGTGTTGAGTATTATTACCCTCATTATTTTCAAAAAATACGTCCCGAAAATTCCAGGTCCGTTAGTAGTTGTTGTGCTATCAAGTTTAGCTGTCTATTACTTTAACTTGGATCAACAAGGGTTAAGTATTGTTGGAGATGTACCCCAGGGGGTACCGAGCTTCTCCTTACCAGGATTTGAGTGGGATTCGATTATATCCTTACTTCCAGTAGCACTGACGATTTCTTTCGTCGGTTTCATGGAATCAGTAGCTGTCGCAAAAGCGATTGCTGCAAAAGAAGGATACCGCATTAATTCGAACCAGGAGTTGAATGGTCTTGGGGCAGCAAACATCGTTGGTTCTTTCTTCTCAGCTTATCCAGTAACTGGAGGGTTCTCCCGTTCAGCGGTTAATTATCAAGCTGGAGCTAGAACACCGATGGCTGCGATTTTTACAGCAGTTCTAATTATTCTTACGCTGTTGTTTTTAACCGACTGGTTCTACTATTTACCAAATACGGTTTTAGCTGCAATCATCATGGTCGCTGTATTCCAGCTCATTGATGTCAAAGAGGCAAAACACTTATTCAAAGTGAAGAAAATCGATGGTTGGACTTTAATCGTCACGTTTGCGGCGACATTGTTGACGTCGATTGAAACAGGTATTCTTGTCGGTATCGGCTTCTCGCTAATCGTATTCATTTGGAGAAGTGCTTATCCTCACATTGCAGAATTAGGTTATGTAGAAGAAGAAGGTATCTATCGTAATTTGAATAGATATCCGAATGCCAAAACGTATGATCGCACGGTCATTTACCGATTTGATGCATCATTATACTTTGCTAACATCGCCTTTTTTGAAGAGCAGTTAGCTAAGAAAATAAACGAAGACACGAAGAAAGTCATTTTAGACTTTTCGGCTGTAAACGATATGGATGCAATCGCTTTGGATGAGTTAGACCGCATCATTGAAGAGTACGATTCAAGAGATGTGAAGATCATGATTGCAAATATGAAAGGGCCAATCAAGGACCTAGTTGAAAAAGCAGGCTGGGCTGAAAAATATGAAGAGCGAATATCTAATCTTCCAGTTTCACGTTATGTAAGTAAGTAA
- a CDS encoding YidH family protein: MKQTIDSNYIQQHLANERTFLAWLRTSLASIGVGFLIVNFHFANESRLAPITDLLAEIIGILSVVVGLFMIGFATFNYLKKKNEINEQTFRPVKNTVVLISSFMIMMIGLFFGYFLIY; encoded by the coding sequence ATGAAACAAACGATCGACTCAAATTATATACAGCAACATCTAGCGAATGAGCGAACCTTCCTCGCATGGCTGAGAACTTCTCTAGCCAGCATTGGAGTCGGATTTTTGATTGTTAATTTCCATTTTGCCAATGAATCTAGGTTGGCTCCAATCACAGATCTTTTAGCTGAGATCATTGGCATTTTATCAGTGGTCGTTGGTCTATTCATGATTGGTTTTGCAACCTTTAATTATTTGAAAAAGAAAAATGAAATCAATGAACAGACTTTCCGTCCTGTAAAAAATACCGTGGTATTAATCAGCAGCTTTATGATTATGATGATCGGCCTGTTTTTTGGTTACTTCCTCATTTATTAA
- a CDS encoding C40 family peptidase, giving the protein MKQSNSTTWVVDVPVATIWTSPDSPRSIDEPGLTNPMDLEEWYSSLTYEKRLALCDDNLTQSQLLFGEEVIMEEQKGTWAKIVAIHQPSKKDSRGYPGWVPLAQLKEVPTSQWEKESIALVTTTKTKLLNTEQKKWMDLSYLTYLPVIEVSDGFIHVKTPSGEGLLKASDVTIYPSLTDIPKGDGGKIVQAGEPFIELPYFWGGMSAFGYDCSGFAYNMHKASGYEIPRDATDQALEGKKVALDQLQIGDLIFFAYEKGKGRTHHVGIYYGDGKMIHSPSTGKGIEIIGLAGTKYEEELCEARRYYV; this is encoded by the coding sequence ATGAAACAATCTAATAGCACTACTTGGGTCGTAGATGTACCCGTTGCTACTATATGGACCAGCCCTGATTCACCAAGAAGCATAGACGAACCAGGATTAACAAATCCAATGGATCTTGAAGAATGGTATTCAAGTTTAACCTATGAAAAAAGGTTGGCACTTTGTGATGACAACCTGACACAAAGCCAGTTACTCTTCGGTGAGGAAGTGATCATGGAAGAACAAAAAGGTACCTGGGCAAAAATAGTCGCTATCCATCAACCATCGAAAAAAGATTCACGCGGTTACCCTGGCTGGGTCCCACTTGCCCAACTGAAAGAAGTTCCTACTTCCCAGTGGGAAAAAGAGTCTATTGCACTTGTTACAACCACAAAAACGAAACTTCTAAACACTGAACAGAAAAAATGGATGGATTTAAGTTACTTAACCTATTTACCCGTAATCGAGGTTTCCGACGGGTTTATACATGTGAAAACACCTTCAGGAGAAGGGTTACTAAAAGCCTCAGATGTAACGATCTATCCTTCTTTAACTGACATTCCAAAAGGTGATGGAGGTAAAATTGTGCAAGCTGGCGAACCTTTTATTGAATTGCCTTATTTTTGGGGTGGTATGAGTGCATTCGGATATGATTGTTCAGGATTCGCTTATAACATGCACAAAGCAAGTGGCTATGAAATCCCAAGAGATGCCACGGATCAGGCCCTAGAAGGTAAAAAAGTAGCTCTAGACCAATTACAAATCGGAGATTTAATATTTTTTGCCTATGAAAAAGGAAAAGGGAGAACCCATCACGTAGGAATCTACTACGGGGATGGTAAGATGATTCATTCGCCAAGTACAGGTAAAGGCATTGAAATCATCGGACTGGCAGGAACGAAGTATGAAGAAGAATTATGTGAAGCTCGTAGATACTATGTATAG
- a CDS encoding mandelate racemase/muconate lactonizing enzyme family protein: MNIQSIEILKLSIPLNKPFKTALRTVENAETVYVKITCENGVVGYGEAPPTHVITGESLTSISFTIEEIFKPLLLGEPITRIEYLLKKINQSIVGNTSAKASVDMALHDCLAQMAGLPLYQLLGGYRDQLETDYTVSVNEPPEMAEDAQRYINQGFDALKIKVGKDLIEKDIERIQAIREQIGTEPIIRLDANQGWSVKESIYAINRMEDLGLNIELVEQPVTARDIEGLRQVTTNTNTLIMADESVFSAVDAKKVLETRSADLINIKLMKAGGIHEAMKINRLAESYGIPCMVGSMIETKLGITAAAHFAASQPNITRFDFDAPLMLSYETIEGGVEYDRKLMNLTDRPGLGITKITDSNKR; encoded by the coding sequence ATGAATATACAATCGATTGAGATCCTAAAACTCTCCATACCATTGAATAAACCATTTAAAACAGCCTTACGAACAGTTGAAAACGCTGAAACTGTTTATGTAAAAATCACTTGTGAAAACGGGGTTGTTGGATATGGTGAAGCTCCACCGACCCACGTAATCACTGGGGAAAGCTTGACAAGCATCAGCTTCACGATTGAAGAAATCTTCAAGCCGCTTCTTTTAGGAGAACCTATCACTCGAATTGAATATCTTTTGAAAAAAATCAATCAGTCAATCGTTGGTAATACAAGCGCTAAAGCCTCTGTTGATATGGCTTTACACGACTGTCTTGCTCAAATGGCAGGCTTGCCTTTATATCAATTGTTAGGTGGCTATCGTGATCAACTCGAGACCGACTATACAGTAAGTGTCAATGAGCCACCTGAAATGGCTGAAGACGCCCAAAGATATATCAATCAAGGGTTCGATGCTTTAAAGATCAAAGTCGGTAAAGATTTGATTGAAAAAGATATCGAACGTATCCAGGCCATCCGTGAACAGATTGGAACAGAACCTATCATTCGATTAGACGCCAATCAAGGTTGGAGCGTAAAGGAATCTATTTATGCGATCAATCGAATGGAGGACCTAGGATTAAACATTGAATTAGTTGAACAACCAGTCACAGCAAGGGACATTGAAGGGCTACGCCAAGTCACCACAAATACGAATACGCTGATTATGGCGGATGAGAGTGTTTTTTCCGCAGTTGATGCAAAGAAAGTATTAGAGACTAGGAGTGCCGATTTAATCAATATCAAACTGATGAAAGCAGGCGGAATACATGAGGCGATGAAGATCAACCGTTTAGCAGAATCATACGGTATTCCTTGCATGGTTGGCAGTATGATTGAAACGAAGCTAGGCATAACTGCAGCCGCTCACTTTGCAGCCAGTCAGCCAAATATTACACGCTTCGACTTCGATGCCCCGCTCATGCTTTCTTATGAAACAATTGAGGGCGGCGTAGAGTACGACCGAAAGCTTATGAACTTAACAGATCGACCTGGGTTAGGAATAACTAAAATCACGGATTCAAATAAGAGGTGA
- a CDS encoding S66 peptidase family protein produces MMILPERLHKGDKVGVIAPASPPNLSNLKKAIPFFENLGLEVEVAPHVEKVHGYLAGTDEQRLEDLHSMFINPEINAIVCAGGGFGTSRIADNIDFQLIKENPKIFWGYSDITYLHTAIRQETGLVTFHGPMLASDIGKEDFHPLSKKSFDQLFKPSEMIYDESISRLEAISEGEASGQIVGGNLSLLVNSLGGPYEIETEDRLLFIEDIGEEPYRVDSFLSQLKLAGKLDEAAGVIIGDFNDAEPKKEGPSFTLNEVLEDYFAEMCKPVIKGFQIGHCQPHFAIPFGTKAVISSAHKTLTIQPGVQ; encoded by the coding sequence ATTATGATTTTACCTGAACGGCTACATAAAGGAGATAAAGTCGGTGTAATTGCTCCTGCAAGTCCACCAAACTTGTCCAACTTAAAGAAAGCAATTCCTTTCTTTGAAAATCTGGGACTTGAAGTAGAGGTCGCACCACATGTCGAAAAGGTGCATGGCTATTTGGCTGGCACTGATGAACAGCGCTTAGAAGACCTTCATTCAATGTTCATAAACCCTGAAATTAACGCTATTGTTTGTGCTGGCGGAGGTTTCGGTACCTCTCGTATAGCTGACAATATCGACTTTCAATTAATCAAAGAAAATCCGAAAATTTTTTGGGGTTATAGCGATATCACTTATCTACATACAGCGATCCGACAAGAAACTGGGCTTGTAACGTTTCATGGACCAATGCTCGCATCAGATATAGGAAAAGAAGATTTTCATCCACTATCCAAAAAAAGTTTCGACCAACTCTTCAAGCCTTCTGAAATGATTTATGATGAATCCATTTCTAGGCTAGAAGCAATTAGTGAAGGAGAAGCCTCAGGTCAAATTGTAGGTGGCAATTTGTCCCTGCTCGTAAATAGTCTGGGGGGTCCTTATGAAATCGAAACCGAGGACCGACTTCTTTTCATTGAAGATATCGGTGAAGAACCATACCGTGTGGACTCCTTCTTAAGCCAATTGAAGTTAGCTGGGAAGTTGGACGAAGCAGCTGGGGTCATCATCGGTGATTTCAATGATGCTGAGCCAAAGAAAGAGGGTCCATCCTTTACCCTAAATGAAGTATTAGAAGATTACTTTGCAGAAATGTGTAAGCCTGTCATTAAAGGGTTTCAAATCGGGCATTGCCAACCACATTTCGCTATACCATTTGGAACAAAAGCGGTAATTTCTAGCGCACACAAAACACTTACTATTCAACCCGGTGTCCAATAA
- a CDS encoding M55 family metallopeptidase, whose translation MKLYLSVDMEGITGLPDHTFVDPALHNYEIGRKIMTQETNHVVSACFDAGCQQVLVNDSHSKMNNLLIDELHEKAELITGGVKPFAMVEGLDQDHNGAIFLGYHARAGQPGVMSHSMTQGVRNFYINDENVGELGFNAYVAGHFGVPVLMVAGDDQAANEAEELIPNVTTAIVKRSITRSAVKSLTPAKAGELLRQQVSKALDNRANVDPLIPPKQPTLRIEFANHGQAEWAAFMPGTELEPGSCIVSFKAKDILEAYRAMVVMTELAMKTDFS comes from the coding sequence ATGAAACTATATTTATCGGTAGATATGGAAGGGATTACAGGTTTGCCTGACCACACATTTGTTGATCCAGCGTTACATAATTATGAAATAGGCCGTAAAATCATGACGCAGGAAACAAACCATGTCGTGAGTGCTTGTTTTGACGCAGGATGTCAACAGGTCTTGGTCAACGACAGTCATTCGAAAATGAACAATCTACTAATCGATGAACTTCATGAGAAAGCTGAATTAATAACAGGAGGAGTCAAGCCGTTTGCCATGGTGGAAGGTTTAGATCAGGACCATAATGGTGCTATCTTTTTAGGGTATCATGCACGTGCTGGCCAACCCGGTGTCATGTCTCATTCGATGACACAAGGTGTGAGAAATTTTTATATCAATGATGAGAATGTCGGAGAACTTGGTTTTAATGCATATGTCGCAGGGCACTTCGGTGTTCCGGTCTTGATGGTAGCAGGTGATGATCAGGCTGCAAATGAGGCTGAAGAACTGATTCCCAATGTCACCACTGCTATTGTGAAGCGTTCCATCACGCGGTCCGCAGTAAAATCATTGACCCCAGCGAAAGCAGGAGAGTTATTAAGGCAGCAAGTCTCAAAAGCCTTGGACAACCGTGCAAATGTCGATCCATTGATTCCACCTAAGCAACCGACACTTCGTATAGAGTTTGCTAACCACGGTCAGGCCGAATGGGCCGCTTTTATGCCTGGAACAGAGCTAGAACCCGGTAGTTGCATCGTTTCTTTTAAAGCTAAAGATATCCTTGAAGCTTATCGTGCAATGGTCGTCATGACTGAGTTAGCGATGAAAACTGATTTTTCGTGA
- the acsA gene encoding acetate--CoA ligase, whose protein sequence is MSEKVLKASNGNHNLSDYEKTYENFDWEESKKAFSWNETGKVNAAYEAIDRHAENPDKKDQVALHFTSPDRTEDVTFDQLKRSSNQFANVLKKQGIEKGDRVFMFMPRSPEFYASFFGVLKVGAIAGPLFEAFMEQAVRDRLEDSEAVMLITTPELLERVPQDELLDLKKIVLVGDSKDIDDGYIDFYKEMDQASEDFDIEWVDLEDGMLIHYTSGSTGKPKGVYHVHNAMIQHYQTGKWVLDLKEGDVYWCTADPGWVTGTSYGIFAPWLNGVTNVIVGGRFTPDAWYGALDQYNVTVWYSAPTAFRKLMSAGADVPKKHDLSSLRHILSVGEPLNPEVVHWGMKAFDLRIHDTWWMTETGAMLICNFPTMDIRPGSMGKPIPGIEAAIVDDEGNELPPNQMGNLAIKRGWPSMMRAIWKRPQKFESYFVNGWYVSGDSAYQDEDGYFWFQGRLDDVINTSGERVGPFEVESKLIEHEAVSEAGVIGKPDPERGEIIKAFIALNEGYEDSDDLREEIRQFVKKGFAAHAAPREIEVTESIPKTRSGKIMRRLLKSRELGLPEGDTSTLEE, encoded by the coding sequence GTGAGTGAAAAAGTATTAAAGGCAAGTAATGGTAATCATAATTTAAGTGACTATGAAAAAACATATGAGAATTTCGACTGGGAAGAGTCTAAAAAAGCTTTTTCCTGGAATGAAACTGGTAAGGTCAACGCAGCTTATGAAGCAATTGACCGCCATGCTGAAAATCCTGATAAAAAGGATCAGGTGGCACTTCATTTTACATCGCCTGACCGAACAGAAGACGTAACATTCGATCAACTCAAGCGTTCTAGTAATCAGTTCGCGAATGTATTGAAAAAGCAAGGGATTGAAAAAGGTGATCGTGTATTTATGTTTATGCCGAGATCGCCGGAATTTTACGCAAGTTTCTTTGGTGTGTTAAAAGTGGGAGCGATTGCAGGTCCATTATTTGAAGCATTTATGGAGCAGGCTGTTCGGGACCGCTTAGAGGATAGCGAAGCAGTTATGTTGATCACAACTCCAGAACTATTGGAACGTGTACCACAAGATGAGTTGCTAGATCTGAAAAAAATCGTGCTTGTTGGAGATTCCAAGGATATTGATGATGGGTATATCGATTTCTATAAGGAAATGGATCAGGCAAGCGAAGATTTCGACATTGAATGGGTCGATCTTGAAGATGGAATGTTGATTCATTATACTTCTGGGTCAACTGGAAAGCCTAAAGGTGTCTATCACGTCCACAACGCAATGATTCAGCATTACCAGACAGGGAAATGGGTCCTTGATCTGAAAGAGGGCGATGTTTATTGGTGTACAGCCGACCCAGGTTGGGTAACTGGAACTAGTTATGGAATCTTCGCTCCATGGTTAAACGGTGTTACGAACGTAATCGTCGGAGGCCGCTTTACTCCTGATGCATGGTATGGTGCTTTGGATCAATACAATGTAACCGTTTGGTATTCAGCACCGACTGCTTTCCGTAAGTTGATGAGTGCAGGAGCAGATGTTCCGAAGAAACATGACTTATCTTCATTACGTCATATTTTAAGTGTAGGAGAACCGTTGAACCCTGAAGTTGTTCACTGGGGCATGAAAGCGTTTGATTTAAGAATTCACGATACATGGTGGATGACAGAGACTGGCGCGATGCTTATTTGTAACTTCCCAACAATGGATATTCGTCCAGGTTCTATGGGTAAACCTATTCCGGGTATCGAGGCTGCTATTGTCGATGATGAAGGAAACGAGTTGCCTCCGAATCAAATGGGGAACTTAGCCATTAAAAGAGGTTGGCCATCCATGATGCGTGCAATTTGGAAACGTCCTCAGAAATTCGAAAGCTATTTCGTCAATGGGTGGTACGTTTCTGGAGATAGTGCTTATCAAGATGAAGACGGATATTTCTGGTTCCAAGGTCGTTTAGATGATGTAATCAATACATCTGGAGAGCGCGTAGGACCTTTCGAAGTAGAAAGTAAATTGATCGAGCACGAAGCAGTATCTGAAGCGGGTGTTATCGGTAAACCGGATCCTGAACGTGGTGAAATCATCAAAGCTTTCATCGCATTGAACGAAGGCTATGAAGATTCAGATGATTTACGTGAAGAAATCCGTCAGTTCGTCAAAAAAGGATTCGCCGCACACGCAGCACCTCGTGAAATTGAAGTTACTGAAAGCATTCCAAAAACTCGTAGTGGTAAAATTATGAGACGACTATTGAAATCAAGAGAACTTGGCTTGCCAGAAGGTGACACTTCAACCTTAGAAGAATAA
- a CDS encoding PH domain-containing protein, producing the protein MRQAPQQRIAKDAIKAWKTAAILWMLIPWLVTIGGYIISYFVDFPYWIPTVALIVTIILTVVSIFIIPKLRWRRWRYELFDQEIYIQHGILIVSRTLVPMIRVQHVDTKQGPILKMFNLASLTISTAATTHEIPALLEEEAAELRDQISDLARVDQEDV; encoded by the coding sequence ATGAGACAAGCACCACAACAACGGATTGCAAAGGATGCAATCAAGGCATGGAAGACTGCGGCCATATTATGGATGCTCATTCCATGGTTAGTTACGATTGGCGGATACATAATTAGTTATTTCGTTGACTTTCCTTATTGGATCCCGACGGTTGCACTTATCGTAACCATTATTTTGACCGTAGTATCGATCTTTATTATCCCGAAGCTTCGCTGGAGACGATGGAGGTATGAACTTTTCGACCAGGAGATTTATATTCAGCATGGCATACTGATTGTATCTCGTACGTTGGTCCCCATGATTCGTGTTCAGCACGTCGATACGAAGCAAGGACCGATTTTGAAAATGTTCAATTTAGCTAGCCTAACCATTTCAACTGCTGCAACCACTCATGAAATACCTGCTTTGCTTGAAGAAGAAGCGGCTGAACTTCGAGATCAAATCTCAGATCTAGCAAGGGTGGATCAGGAAGATGTTTGA